In the Hylaeus volcanicus isolate JK05 chromosome 1, UHH_iyHylVolc1.0_haploid, whole genome shotgun sequence genome, one interval contains:
- the LOC128878128 gene encoding protein polybromo-1 isoform X1 — MNKRRRTSSVASRGTEDDGDDIPPEPTKRRKKLDPSDLCQQLYDVLRNQKKEDGTLLCDAFIRVPKRRQEPGYYEVVTNPIDLLKVQQKLKTDEYRDMDDLASDIQLMVNNAKAFYMRTSPEYKDATELWELCVNTKNRIMEEYEDPEPKGKLILKVARLARKAATKQDDAEDTSESSTNPDEETIQLFEDLFAAVMTATDPADNNRPLHTMFQLKPSKKLYPEYYDVIETPVDLKTVARKIQEAAYSNVGDMEKDLMLMCRNACQFNEPGSQIYKDAKLLKKIITAAARKQDTGLSSNIQKMTTTAPSTRSKRGSRTMAQSLIAQTASLPNEDEESDDEEEEPAETEEADNPQWQLFQTIRTAPNNQGVRMSEYFWKLPSKRLYPDYYKMIKNPISLLQIRTKIKKGEYGTVSEVAGDMNIMFENAKKYNIHTSRLYKCAVKLQKIMQEKVQELLEFDQDSDSDSEFENNSHQPKLIKRASNLLTRGKYKDNIPLKKRLYALVKCVIEYVCEDGRQPMLMFMEKPSKKLYPDYYQVIAEPIDMLAIEANIKAEKYQSENELIQDFKLMFNNCRQYNEEGSLIYEDANTLEKVLMDKVKELGPLPETPKPTKSSASTPTRNVGRPKKVPLHLQKLKTMYDTIKDYHDSKGRQLSLIFMKLPNKNEYPDYYEVIKQPMNMEKIASTLKNNGYENLEELVSDYVLMFDNACKYNEPDSQIYKDALILQRLVLQTKLQLSEDEESVPDVSAAVQEILATIFTALYNHQDEEGRCYSDSMAELPEHDIIDGKKVRGLSLDLIKRRLDRGAYKRLDRFQEDVFTCLERARRLSRTDSQPFEDSVELQAFFLRTRDEVTRGGDLLHSPALNYTLLDLSAQVAELKRLKKQQELALPNEEESCDGNETKDSETSANNTEGNNSDNGGSMSFNQEVYRAGDFAYVEPTERGMEYSVVLIERLWTNAEGQQMLYGNLFYRPSETYHVASRKFLDKELFKSDAHVAVPLVKVAGRCCVLSVKDYFRMQPEGFLDKDVYVCESRYSTKARAFKKIKVWNFDPDHLKLVSRDKPLEPKRVISVYKERLEKHKEEIAELEEGEKLTEKEKPNVILYNPGDTENTYYEQYNTCAGSVKTGDFVYVATDGGRQQIAQIDAIWSTKDGKCYFKGPWLLMPIEIPHAPNKLFYKQELFLSTVDGTHPIVAIVGKCAVLDFGEYICSRPTEIPEDDIYICESLYDESKSLMKKLGQEGLKKFNHSSAVTEDEIYFFRRPINPAKVPGDVAQTQNQVKSVTPSSAQFEMEASPLLPKLEPDVLGMGVGLGVGVGVGVGEDSMDAGGPPSVGSAEAQPVLSNTQTPVSTKKKTAGKKLVTGYILYSSKMRTQITQNNPDSSFGEISRIVGNEWRKLPAGEKQAWEERAIKMNEDGGQLKGTSVSVGTNSLQDVVYECCWDNCDWQFEDMTDCIDHCIAEQNGHVQSSFSNAASDVEYQCQWRGCGRTKKSVPPFPSVQRLARHVKEVHILKSNGRIIPPTERSKNYMASKGPTILPPMETETSAAATQTNSVPTTKQPEPMFVAVPPRPSRVLHSDAYLRYIEALNVENRYISNWDKQMNANPDNTQIPDVTKLPAEWLGNGVGNHGNVVNALWTLRNMMMRDVLAINKTL, encoded by the exons ATGAACAAGCGACGCAGAACCTCTTCGGTTGCGAGTCGGGGTACAGAGGATGATGGTGACGATATACCTCCTGAACCgacaaagagaagaaaaaaattagatcCT AGCGATTTATGCCAACAATTGTACGATGTACTACGTAATCAAAAAAAGGAAGATGGAACATTATTGTGTGATGCATTTATACGTGTGCCTAAACGTAGACAAGAACCTGGTTATTATGAAGTTGTAACAAATCCTATAGATCTGTTAAAGGTTCAACAGAAACTAAAAACCGATGAGTATAGAGATATGGATGATTTAGCATCTGATATTCAACTTATGGTTAATAATGCTAAAGCTTTTTACATG CGTACATCTCCTGAATATAAAGATGCCACAGAGCTTTGGGAATTAtgtgtaaatacaaaaaatcgtATTATGGAAGAATACGAAGACCCAGAGCCTAAAGGAAAGCTTATACTAAAAGTAGCGCGATTG GCTCGGAAGGCAGCAACAAAACAAGACGACGCAGAAGACACATCCGAAAGTTCTACAAATCCTGATGAAGAAACTATACAACTTTTTGAAGACTTATTCGCGGCAGTTATGACAGCAACAGATCCAGCTGACAACAATAGGCCGTTACATACAATGTTTCAACTTAAACCATCtaaaaaa TTATATCCGGAATATTACGATGTAATTGAGACGCCAGTAGACCTGAAAACAGTTGCGAGAAAAATTCAGGAAGCAGCCTATAGTAATGTTGGGGATATGGAAAAAGATTTAATGTTAATGTGTCGTAACGCTTGTCAGTTTAACGAACCCGGTTCTCAAATCTATAAAGATGCTAAGCTTTTGAAAAAGATTATTACTGCAGCAGCAAGAAAACAGGATACTGGATTAAGTAgcaatattcaaaaaatgacAACGACCGCGCCATCGACGCGAAGTAAAAGAGGTAGTCGCACTATGGCGCAGTCCTTAATAGCTCAAACAGCATCATTACCAAACGAAGATGAAGAAAGCGATGACGAAGAGGAAGAGCCTGCAGAAACCGAAGAGGCTGACAATCCTCAATGGCAGCTATTTCAAACTATCCGAACGGCACCTAATAATCAAG GAGTTAGAATGagtgaatatttttggaaactgCCATCGAAGAGATTATACCCTGATTACtacaaaatgattaaaaatccTATTTCTTTGTTACAAATTCGCACTAAGATAAAG aaaGGTGAATATGGTACCGTTAGCGAAGTGGCTGGTGATATGAATATTATGtttgaaaatgcaaaaaaatataatattcatacatCTAGACTATACAAG TGTGCTGTGAAACTACAAAAAATTATGCAAGAGAAAGTACAAGAACTCTTAGAATTCGATCAG GATTCAGATTCAGATAGcgaattcgaaaataattctcaTCAGCCTAAACTCATTAAGCGTGCTTCGAATCTGTTGACTCGTGGAAAATATAAGGATAACATACCATTGAAAAAGAGATTATATGCATTAGTCAAATGCGTAATAGAATACGTT TGCGAAGATGGACGACAACCAATGCTAATGTTCATGGAAAAGccttcaaaaaaattatatccaGATTATTATCAAGTAATAGCAGAACCTATCGATATGTTAGCTATAGAAGCTAATATTAAAGCAGAGAAATATCAAAgcgaaaatgaattaatacaaGATTTTAAG tTAATGTTCAATAATTGTCGTCAATACAATGAAGAAGGTTCTTTAATATACGAAGATGCAAATACATTGGAAAAAGTTTTAATGGACAAAGTAAAAGAATTGGGTCCTCTACCAGAAACGCCTAAGCCTACGAAATCAAGCGCGTCTACGCCAACTAGAAACGTTGG GAGACCCAAAAAGGTACCGTTGCATTTACAAAAGTTGAAAACTATGTACGACACTATAAAAGATTATCATGATTCGAAAGGAAGACagttatctttaatttttatgaaattgcCAAATAAGAATGAGTATCCTGATTATTACGAAGTCATTAAACAACCTATGAACATGGAAAAAATAGCttcaactttaaaaaataatggcTACGAGAATTTAGAAGAACTCGTGTCGGATTATGTATTAATGTTTGATAATGCTTGCAAATACAATGAACCCGATTCACAAATATACAAG GATGCTCTAATTTTACAACGATTGGTGCTTCAAACAAAGTTACAATTAAGTGAAGATGAAGAGAGTGTGCCAGATGTATCTGCTGCAGTTCAAGAAATATTGGCAACTATTTTTACTGCTCTTTACAATCACCAAGATGAAGAAGGAAGATGTTATTCGGACTCTATGGCAGAACTTCCAGAACACGATATTATTGATGgaaaaaa GGTACGAGGGTTATCATTAGACTTAATTAAAAGGAGATTAGATCGTGGAGCTTACAAACGATTGGATCGTTTCCAAGAAGATGTATTCACGTGTTTAGAAAGAGCCAGGAGGCTGTCACGTACAGATTCACAACCTTTTGAAGATAGTGTAGAGCttcaagcattttttttaagaactCGTGACGAAGTAACTCGTGGTGGAGATTTGTTACATTCACCAGCACTTAATTATACTCTACTGGATCTGTCTGCTCAAGTTGCAGAATTGAAACGTCTAAAGAAACAACAAGAACTAGCATTACCTAATGAAGAGGAAAGTTGTGATGGGAATGAGACAAAA GATTCAGAAACGAGTGCTAATAATACAGAGGGAAACAATAGTGATAACGGTGGCTCCATGAGTTTTAATCAAGAAGTATATAGAGCTGGTGATTTTGCATATGTTGAACCTACAGAACGAGGGATGGAATATAGTGTTGTTCTTATAGAACGTTTATGGACAAATGCGGAGGGACAGCAAATGttatatggaaatttattttatagaccAAGTGAAACTTATCATGTAGCTTCTAGAAAATTTCTcgataaagaattatttaaaagtgacGCTCACGTAGCTGTACCTCTGGTCAAAGTAGCCGGCAGGTGTTGCGTTCTAAGTGTTAAGGATTATTTTAGAATGCAACCAGAAGGTTTCTTAGATAAAGATGTTTACGTATGCGAGTCACGGTATTCTACAAAAGCGAGAGCTTTCAAAAAAATCAAGGTCTGGAACTTTGATCCAGATCATTTAAAACTAGTTTCAAGAGACAAACCATTAGAACCAAAGCGAGTAATATCAGTGTACAAGGAAAGGCTAGAAAAACATAAAGAGGAAATCGCGGAATTAGAGGAAGGAGAAAAATTGACCGAAAAGGAGAAACCT AATGTAATACTATATAATCCGGGTGATACGGAGAATACCTACTATGAACAGTATAATACATGTGCGGGTTCTGTAAAAACTGGAGACTTTGTGTATGTAGCAACAGACGGAGGTAGACAACAAATCGCACAAATTGACGCTATATGGTCAACCAAAGA tgGAAAGTGTTACTTCAAAGGTCCATGGTTGTTGATGCCTATAGAAATACCACATGCCCCTAAtaagttattttataaacaagaaCTTTTCTTATCTACCGTCGATGGTACCCATCCTATCGTGGCTATCGTTGGAAAATGTGCCGTCCTTGATTTTGGAGAATATATTTGCA GTCGACCTACGGAAATACCTGAGgacgatatatatatttgtgaaTCATTGTACGATGAAAGTAAGAGCCTCATGAAAAAACTTGGGCAAgaaggtttaaaaaaattcaatcataGCTCAGCAGTAACCGAAGATGAAATTTACTTCTTCCGAAGGCCAATTAATCCTGCTAAa GTTCCAGGTGACGTGGCTCAGACGCAAAATCAAGTCAAGTCTGTTACTCCTAGTTCGGCTCAATTTGAAAtg GAAGCATCACCATTGTTACCGAAGCTGGAACCCGATGTGCTAGGCATGGGAGTAGGATTAGGAGTGGGAGTAGGAGTAGGAGTTGGGGAGGACAGCATGGATGCTGGTGGTCCACCGTCCGTTGGATCTGCAGAAGCTCAACCGGTGCTCTCCAATACTCAAACTCCTGTGTCGACTAAGAAG AAAACGGCGGGTAAGAAATTAGTTACGggctatattttatattcgagtaAAATGCGAACGCAGATTACACAAAACAATCCTGACTCATCCTTTGGGGAGATTAGCAGAATTGTTGGCAACgag tGGAGAAAATTACCTGCAGGAGAGAAACAAGCTTGGGAAGAAAGAGCGATTAAAATGAACGAGGATGGAGGACAGCTTAAAGGAACATCCGTTTCAGTGGGTACAAATTCCTTGCAAGATGTAGTATACGAATGTTGTTGGGACAATTGCGACTGGCAATTCGAAGATATGACCGATTGTATCGATCATTGTATCGCTGAACAAAATGGACATGTGCAATCGTCCTTTTCTAATGCTGCTAGCG atgtaGAGTATCAATGTCAATGGCGAGGATGCGGTCGCACGAAGAAATCTGTACCTCCCTTCCCAAGTGTACAGAGGTTAGCAAGGCACGTTAAAGAAGTACATATTCTTAAATCAAATGGGCGCATTATACCTCCTACGGAAAGAAGCAA aaattatatggCATCGAAAGGCCCAACGATACTACCGCCAATGGAAACAG AAACATCGGCAGCCGCGACGCAAACAAATAGCGTACCTACTACTAAACAACCGGAGCCAATGTTTGTCGCTGTTCCTCCGAGACCAAGTCGTGTATTACATTCAGATGCTTATTTACG GTATATCGAAGCTTTAAATGTAGAAAACCGGTACATATCAAATTGGGATAAACAGATGAATGCTAATCCTGATAACACTCAAATTCCTGATGTGACAAAATTACCTGCGGAATGGCTCGGCAACGGTGTAGGCAACCATGGAAATGTGGTAAACGCCTTATGGACGCTCAGGAATATGATGATGCGAGATGTGTTGGCCATCAATAAAACTTTATAG
- the LOC128878128 gene encoding protein polybromo-1 isoform X2 yields MNKRRRTSSVASRGTEDDGDDIPPEPTKRRKKLDPSDLCQQLYDVLRNQKKEDGTLLCDAFIRVPKRRQEPGYYEVVTNPIDLLKVQQKLKTDEYRDMDDLASDIQLMVNNAKAFYMRTSPEYKDATELWELCVNTKNRIMEEYEDPEPKGKLILKVARLARKAATKQDDAEDTSESSTNPDEETIQLFEDLFAAVMTATDPADNNRPLHTMFQLKPSKKLYPEYYDVIETPVDLKTVARKIQEAAYSNVGDMEKDLMLMCRNACQFNEPGSQIYKDAKLLKKIITAAARKQDTGLSSNIQKMTTTAPSTRSKRGSRTMAQSLIAQTASLPNEDEESDDEEEEPAETEEADNPQWQLFQTIRTAPNNQGVRMSEYFWKLPSKRLYPDYYKMIKNPISLLQIRTKIKKGEYGTVSEVAGDMNIMFENAKKYNIHTSRLYKCAVKLQKIMQEKVQELLEFDQDSDSDSEFENNSHQPKLIKRASNLLTRGKYKDNIPLKKRLYALVKCVIEYCEDGRQPMLMFMEKPSKKLYPDYYQVIAEPIDMLAIEANIKAEKYQSENELIQDFKLMFNNCRQYNEEGSLIYEDANTLEKVLMDKVKELGPLPETPKPTKSSASTPTRNVGRPKKVPLHLQKLKTMYDTIKDYHDSKGRQLSLIFMKLPNKNEYPDYYEVIKQPMNMEKIASTLKNNGYENLEELVSDYVLMFDNACKYNEPDSQIYKDALILQRLVLQTKLQLSEDEESVPDVSAAVQEILATIFTALYNHQDEEGRCYSDSMAELPEHDIIDGKKVRGLSLDLIKRRLDRGAYKRLDRFQEDVFTCLERARRLSRTDSQPFEDSVELQAFFLRTRDEVTRGGDLLHSPALNYTLLDLSAQVAELKRLKKQQELALPNEEESCDGNETKDSETSANNTEGNNSDNGGSMSFNQEVYRAGDFAYVEPTERGMEYSVVLIERLWTNAEGQQMLYGNLFYRPSETYHVASRKFLDKELFKSDAHVAVPLVKVAGRCCVLSVKDYFRMQPEGFLDKDVYVCESRYSTKARAFKKIKVWNFDPDHLKLVSRDKPLEPKRVISVYKERLEKHKEEIAELEEGEKLTEKEKPNVILYNPGDTENTYYEQYNTCAGSVKTGDFVYVATDGGRQQIAQIDAIWSTKDGKCYFKGPWLLMPIEIPHAPNKLFYKQELFLSTVDGTHPIVAIVGKCAVLDFGEYICSRPTEIPEDDIYICESLYDESKSLMKKLGQEGLKKFNHSSAVTEDEIYFFRRPINPAKVPGDVAQTQNQVKSVTPSSAQFEMEASPLLPKLEPDVLGMGVGLGVGVGVGVGEDSMDAGGPPSVGSAEAQPVLSNTQTPVSTKKKTAGKKLVTGYILYSSKMRTQITQNNPDSSFGEISRIVGNEWRKLPAGEKQAWEERAIKMNEDGGQLKGTSVSVGTNSLQDVVYECCWDNCDWQFEDMTDCIDHCIAEQNGHVQSSFSNAASDVEYQCQWRGCGRTKKSVPPFPSVQRLARHVKEVHILKSNGRIIPPTERSKNYMASKGPTILPPMETETSAAATQTNSVPTTKQPEPMFVAVPPRPSRVLHSDAYLRYIEALNVENRYISNWDKQMNANPDNTQIPDVTKLPAEWLGNGVGNHGNVVNALWTLRNMMMRDVLAINKTL; encoded by the exons ATGAACAAGCGACGCAGAACCTCTTCGGTTGCGAGTCGGGGTACAGAGGATGATGGTGACGATATACCTCCTGAACCgacaaagagaagaaaaaaattagatcCT AGCGATTTATGCCAACAATTGTACGATGTACTACGTAATCAAAAAAAGGAAGATGGAACATTATTGTGTGATGCATTTATACGTGTGCCTAAACGTAGACAAGAACCTGGTTATTATGAAGTTGTAACAAATCCTATAGATCTGTTAAAGGTTCAACAGAAACTAAAAACCGATGAGTATAGAGATATGGATGATTTAGCATCTGATATTCAACTTATGGTTAATAATGCTAAAGCTTTTTACATG CGTACATCTCCTGAATATAAAGATGCCACAGAGCTTTGGGAATTAtgtgtaaatacaaaaaatcgtATTATGGAAGAATACGAAGACCCAGAGCCTAAAGGAAAGCTTATACTAAAAGTAGCGCGATTG GCTCGGAAGGCAGCAACAAAACAAGACGACGCAGAAGACACATCCGAAAGTTCTACAAATCCTGATGAAGAAACTATACAACTTTTTGAAGACTTATTCGCGGCAGTTATGACAGCAACAGATCCAGCTGACAACAATAGGCCGTTACATACAATGTTTCAACTTAAACCATCtaaaaaa TTATATCCGGAATATTACGATGTAATTGAGACGCCAGTAGACCTGAAAACAGTTGCGAGAAAAATTCAGGAAGCAGCCTATAGTAATGTTGGGGATATGGAAAAAGATTTAATGTTAATGTGTCGTAACGCTTGTCAGTTTAACGAACCCGGTTCTCAAATCTATAAAGATGCTAAGCTTTTGAAAAAGATTATTACTGCAGCAGCAAGAAAACAGGATACTGGATTAAGTAgcaatattcaaaaaatgacAACGACCGCGCCATCGACGCGAAGTAAAAGAGGTAGTCGCACTATGGCGCAGTCCTTAATAGCTCAAACAGCATCATTACCAAACGAAGATGAAGAAAGCGATGACGAAGAGGAAGAGCCTGCAGAAACCGAAGAGGCTGACAATCCTCAATGGCAGCTATTTCAAACTATCCGAACGGCACCTAATAATCAAG GAGTTAGAATGagtgaatatttttggaaactgCCATCGAAGAGATTATACCCTGATTACtacaaaatgattaaaaatccTATTTCTTTGTTACAAATTCGCACTAAGATAAAG aaaGGTGAATATGGTACCGTTAGCGAAGTGGCTGGTGATATGAATATTATGtttgaaaatgcaaaaaaatataatattcatacatCTAGACTATACAAG TGTGCTGTGAAACTACAAAAAATTATGCAAGAGAAAGTACAAGAACTCTTAGAATTCGATCAG GATTCAGATTCAGATAGcgaattcgaaaataattctcaTCAGCCTAAACTCATTAAGCGTGCTTCGAATCTGTTGACTCGTGGAAAATATAAGGATAACATACCATTGAAAAAGAGATTATATGCATTAGTCAAATGCGTAATAGAATAC TGCGAAGATGGACGACAACCAATGCTAATGTTCATGGAAAAGccttcaaaaaaattatatccaGATTATTATCAAGTAATAGCAGAACCTATCGATATGTTAGCTATAGAAGCTAATATTAAAGCAGAGAAATATCAAAgcgaaaatgaattaatacaaGATTTTAAG tTAATGTTCAATAATTGTCGTCAATACAATGAAGAAGGTTCTTTAATATACGAAGATGCAAATACATTGGAAAAAGTTTTAATGGACAAAGTAAAAGAATTGGGTCCTCTACCAGAAACGCCTAAGCCTACGAAATCAAGCGCGTCTACGCCAACTAGAAACGTTGG GAGACCCAAAAAGGTACCGTTGCATTTACAAAAGTTGAAAACTATGTACGACACTATAAAAGATTATCATGATTCGAAAGGAAGACagttatctttaatttttatgaaattgcCAAATAAGAATGAGTATCCTGATTATTACGAAGTCATTAAACAACCTATGAACATGGAAAAAATAGCttcaactttaaaaaataatggcTACGAGAATTTAGAAGAACTCGTGTCGGATTATGTATTAATGTTTGATAATGCTTGCAAATACAATGAACCCGATTCACAAATATACAAG GATGCTCTAATTTTACAACGATTGGTGCTTCAAACAAAGTTACAATTAAGTGAAGATGAAGAGAGTGTGCCAGATGTATCTGCTGCAGTTCAAGAAATATTGGCAACTATTTTTACTGCTCTTTACAATCACCAAGATGAAGAAGGAAGATGTTATTCGGACTCTATGGCAGAACTTCCAGAACACGATATTATTGATGgaaaaaa GGTACGAGGGTTATCATTAGACTTAATTAAAAGGAGATTAGATCGTGGAGCTTACAAACGATTGGATCGTTTCCAAGAAGATGTATTCACGTGTTTAGAAAGAGCCAGGAGGCTGTCACGTACAGATTCACAACCTTTTGAAGATAGTGTAGAGCttcaagcattttttttaagaactCGTGACGAAGTAACTCGTGGTGGAGATTTGTTACATTCACCAGCACTTAATTATACTCTACTGGATCTGTCTGCTCAAGTTGCAGAATTGAAACGTCTAAAGAAACAACAAGAACTAGCATTACCTAATGAAGAGGAAAGTTGTGATGGGAATGAGACAAAA GATTCAGAAACGAGTGCTAATAATACAGAGGGAAACAATAGTGATAACGGTGGCTCCATGAGTTTTAATCAAGAAGTATATAGAGCTGGTGATTTTGCATATGTTGAACCTACAGAACGAGGGATGGAATATAGTGTTGTTCTTATAGAACGTTTATGGACAAATGCGGAGGGACAGCAAATGttatatggaaatttattttatagaccAAGTGAAACTTATCATGTAGCTTCTAGAAAATTTCTcgataaagaattatttaaaagtgacGCTCACGTAGCTGTACCTCTGGTCAAAGTAGCCGGCAGGTGTTGCGTTCTAAGTGTTAAGGATTATTTTAGAATGCAACCAGAAGGTTTCTTAGATAAAGATGTTTACGTATGCGAGTCACGGTATTCTACAAAAGCGAGAGCTTTCAAAAAAATCAAGGTCTGGAACTTTGATCCAGATCATTTAAAACTAGTTTCAAGAGACAAACCATTAGAACCAAAGCGAGTAATATCAGTGTACAAGGAAAGGCTAGAAAAACATAAAGAGGAAATCGCGGAATTAGAGGAAGGAGAAAAATTGACCGAAAAGGAGAAACCT AATGTAATACTATATAATCCGGGTGATACGGAGAATACCTACTATGAACAGTATAATACATGTGCGGGTTCTGTAAAAACTGGAGACTTTGTGTATGTAGCAACAGACGGAGGTAGACAACAAATCGCACAAATTGACGCTATATGGTCAACCAAAGA tgGAAAGTGTTACTTCAAAGGTCCATGGTTGTTGATGCCTATAGAAATACCACATGCCCCTAAtaagttattttataaacaagaaCTTTTCTTATCTACCGTCGATGGTACCCATCCTATCGTGGCTATCGTTGGAAAATGTGCCGTCCTTGATTTTGGAGAATATATTTGCA GTCGACCTACGGAAATACCTGAGgacgatatatatatttgtgaaTCATTGTACGATGAAAGTAAGAGCCTCATGAAAAAACTTGGGCAAgaaggtttaaaaaaattcaatcataGCTCAGCAGTAACCGAAGATGAAATTTACTTCTTCCGAAGGCCAATTAATCCTGCTAAa GTTCCAGGTGACGTGGCTCAGACGCAAAATCAAGTCAAGTCTGTTACTCCTAGTTCGGCTCAATTTGAAAtg GAAGCATCACCATTGTTACCGAAGCTGGAACCCGATGTGCTAGGCATGGGAGTAGGATTAGGAGTGGGAGTAGGAGTAGGAGTTGGGGAGGACAGCATGGATGCTGGTGGTCCACCGTCCGTTGGATCTGCAGAAGCTCAACCGGTGCTCTCCAATACTCAAACTCCTGTGTCGACTAAGAAG AAAACGGCGGGTAAGAAATTAGTTACGggctatattttatattcgagtaAAATGCGAACGCAGATTACACAAAACAATCCTGACTCATCCTTTGGGGAGATTAGCAGAATTGTTGGCAACgag tGGAGAAAATTACCTGCAGGAGAGAAACAAGCTTGGGAAGAAAGAGCGATTAAAATGAACGAGGATGGAGGACAGCTTAAAGGAACATCCGTTTCAGTGGGTACAAATTCCTTGCAAGATGTAGTATACGAATGTTGTTGGGACAATTGCGACTGGCAATTCGAAGATATGACCGATTGTATCGATCATTGTATCGCTGAACAAAATGGACATGTGCAATCGTCCTTTTCTAATGCTGCTAGCG atgtaGAGTATCAATGTCAATGGCGAGGATGCGGTCGCACGAAGAAATCTGTACCTCCCTTCCCAAGTGTACAGAGGTTAGCAAGGCACGTTAAAGAAGTACATATTCTTAAATCAAATGGGCGCATTATACCTCCTACGGAAAGAAGCAA aaattatatggCATCGAAAGGCCCAACGATACTACCGCCAATGGAAACAG AAACATCGGCAGCCGCGACGCAAACAAATAGCGTACCTACTACTAAACAACCGGAGCCAATGTTTGTCGCTGTTCCTCCGAGACCAAGTCGTGTATTACATTCAGATGCTTATTTACG GTATATCGAAGCTTTAAATGTAGAAAACCGGTACATATCAAATTGGGATAAACAGATGAATGCTAATCCTGATAACACTCAAATTCCTGATGTGACAAAATTACCTGCGGAATGGCTCGGCAACGGTGTAGGCAACCATGGAAATGTGGTAAACGCCTTATGGACGCTCAGGAATATGATGATGCGAGATGTGTTGGCCATCAATAAAACTTTATAG